Proteins found in one Micromonospora sp. WMMD1082 genomic segment:
- a CDS encoding amino acid adenylation domain-containing protein, with amino-acid sequence MMLISDAVWDTAHAQPDVPALVDETGAALSYRDLARTATGLTTMLRELTNQGGRVAVVTRKDPATVVAMLAVLNAGRCYVPIDPGAPRERRDFILQQAACELLLADSDTDHTEGVTLPVLDLPTVLHRARSSDASTGEPVRVYPGDEAYVLYTSGSTGTPKGVVITHRNASAFVRWAAAAYPLRPGDQVAVHAPLHFDLPVYDIYVGLAGGATLHPVPERTALFPQALYRFLHDRAITHLYAVPSALTALLHRSALPTEGLPTLRQLLYAGEEFRAEPLAALMNAVPQARISNLYGPIETNVVTHLSLTGPVPESTRVPLGRPIDGVTLALLDDHGRACEYGPAEGEIVIAGDCVTPGYLARPDLTDRAKVELTTETGRRRFYRTGDFARRDASGVLHLIGRRDGMVKTRGYRVELGEIEAAVAAQPGVAEVAVVAEPDPELTNRLHALVVPDRNQLADEDLVGQIVTGCRQRLPHYMVPGAVHLVPELPHTSTGKIARAELLDLVGATAGGRR; translated from the coding sequence ATGATGCTGATCAGTGACGCCGTGTGGGATACCGCCCACGCCCAGCCCGATGTGCCCGCCCTGGTCGACGAGACCGGTGCCGCCCTCAGCTACCGGGACCTGGCCCGAACCGCCACCGGACTGACCACTATGCTGCGTGAACTCACCAACCAGGGCGGCCGGGTCGCGGTGGTGACGCGGAAGGATCCGGCCACCGTGGTGGCGATGCTGGCGGTGTTGAACGCCGGCCGCTGTTATGTGCCGATCGATCCGGGCGCGCCCCGCGAGCGCCGCGACTTCATCCTCCAACAGGCCGCCTGCGAACTGCTCCTAGCCGACAGCGACACCGACCACACCGAGGGCGTCACCCTGCCGGTCCTCGACCTGCCGACCGTGCTGCATCGGGCCCGGTCCTCCGACGCGTCGACCGGCGAGCCGGTCCGGGTGTACCCCGGCGACGAGGCATACGTGCTGTACACCTCCGGGTCGACCGGCACACCGAAGGGCGTGGTCATCACGCACCGCAACGCCTCGGCGTTCGTCCGCTGGGCGGCTGCGGCGTATCCGCTGCGTCCCGGCGACCAGGTCGCGGTGCACGCGCCACTGCATTTCGACCTGCCCGTCTACGACATCTACGTTGGGCTCGCCGGCGGCGCGACGTTGCATCCGGTGCCGGAACGCACCGCCCTGTTCCCGCAGGCGTTGTACCGGTTCCTCCACGACCGTGCGATCACCCACCTGTACGCGGTGCCCTCCGCGCTGACCGCGCTGCTGCACCGCTCCGCCCTGCCTACCGAGGGGCTGCCGACGCTACGCCAACTCCTCTACGCCGGGGAGGAGTTCCGGGCTGAACCACTGGCCGCCCTGATGAACGCCGTGCCACAGGCCAGGATCAGCAACCTGTACGGTCCGATCGAGACGAATGTGGTCACCCACCTGTCCCTGACCGGGCCCGTGCCGGAGAGCACCCGCGTACCGCTGGGACGCCCGATCGACGGGGTGACCCTGGCGCTGCTCGACGACCACGGGCGGGCCTGCGAATACGGTCCGGCCGAGGGCGAGATCGTCATCGCCGGCGACTGCGTGACCCCGGGCTACCTGGCCCGACCGGACCTGACCGACCGGGCCAAGGTCGAGCTGACCACCGAGACCGGCCGGCGTCGCTTCTACCGCACCGGGGACTTCGCCCGGCGCGACGCATCCGGCGTTCTGCACCTGATCGGTCGCCGGGACGGCATGGTCAAGACCCGCGGCTACCGGGTCGAGCTCGGTGAGATCGAGGCGGCCGTCGCCGCCCAGCCCGGAGTCGCCGAGGTCGCGGTCGTCGCCGAGCCCGATCCAGAGCTGACCAACCGACTGCACGCCCTGGTCGTACCCGACCGGAACCAACTCGCCGACGAGGATCTCGTCGGACAGATCGTGACGGGTTGCCGGCAACGTCTGCCGCACTACATGGTGCCCGGGGCGGTTCATCTGGTGCCGGAACTGCCACACACCAGCACCGGCAAGATCGCCCGAGCCGAGTTGCTCGATCTGGTCGGCGCGACGGCGGGAGGCCGGCGGTGA
- a CDS encoding serine hydrolase domain-containing protein: protein MIEQPELTEALREFQIKNDVPGVTAVLFDRNGPLVAAATGLRSIEEPDAALRPDTLFRIYSTAKTLTATLAAALVDSGELGWDEPVAATLPEFRLRRAHQAPAVTLRHLLSHRAGFIPDMVLHEGCSRDRDAVAVAAQVEPPRTPLVGRPGQVYSYSNLGFTVAGHLLERRAGTTFDRLFTERIAEPLGMTRTWHDPSVAMTYPLLQHHRLDAGTVRVIHEPRVAAKHAPSSQCWSTVLDLARVGAAHLAADPADRGLRELRQPQADVRLDVDLHYGLGLYLGPRAGDGIRFGHEGFYEGMWTKLLCCPASGLGLVWADNRGEELREARYQVINDLFMALGGATPNWTRPARSVAVGPPPSGRYERPASGSALRLVSHSVNLDIITDDRTVSTRPVAVDVWAAEATPAARMAPPWRPHAGSDRVSVGAVRDDQTGEVTHVLLNGLPYRRADHRR from the coding sequence ATGATCGAGCAACCAGAGCTGACCGAGGCGCTGCGTGAGTTCCAGATCAAGAACGATGTTCCCGGGGTGACCGCCGTGCTGTTCGACCGGAACGGGCCGCTCGTCGCCGCCGCGACCGGCCTTCGGTCGATCGAGGAACCCGACGCGGCGCTGCGTCCCGACACGTTGTTCCGGATCTATTCCACCGCCAAGACGCTCACCGCTACGCTGGCCGCCGCCCTCGTCGACAGCGGCGAATTGGGCTGGGACGAGCCGGTCGCGGCCACCCTGCCCGAATTCCGGCTCCGCCGTGCGCACCAGGCCCCGGCGGTGACCCTGCGGCACCTGCTCAGCCACCGTGCCGGCTTCATTCCCGACATGGTGCTGCACGAAGGGTGCAGCCGGGATCGCGACGCCGTGGCCGTTGCCGCTCAGGTAGAACCGCCCCGCACCCCGCTGGTCGGTCGTCCTGGACAGGTCTACTCCTACAGCAACCTAGGCTTCACGGTTGCGGGACACCTGCTCGAACGCCGCGCCGGTACGACCTTCGACCGGCTCTTCACCGAGCGGATCGCCGAACCGCTCGGGATGACCCGCACCTGGCACGACCCGTCCGTTGCGATGACCTATCCACTCCTGCAACACCACCGTCTCGACGCGGGAACCGTGCGGGTCATCCATGAGCCTCGCGTCGCGGCCAAACACGCCCCCTCCTCGCAGTGCTGGTCCACGGTGCTCGACCTGGCCCGGGTCGGCGCCGCCCACCTCGCCGCCGACCCGGCCGACCGGGGCCTGCGCGAACTTCGCCAACCGCAGGCCGACGTCCGCCTCGATGTCGATCTGCACTACGGTCTCGGGCTCTACCTGGGTCCGCGCGCCGGTGACGGTATCCGTTTCGGGCACGAGGGCTTCTACGAGGGCATGTGGACCAAGCTGCTCTGCTGCCCGGCCAGCGGGCTCGGCCTGGTCTGGGCCGACAACCGCGGCGAGGAACTGCGCGAGGCCCGCTACCAGGTGATCAATGACCTGTTCATGGCGCTGGGCGGTGCCACGCCGAACTGGACCCGCCCCGCGCGGAGCGTCGCGGTCGGCCCGCCGCCGTCGGGGCGCTACGAACGGCCGGCCAGCGGCAGCGCCCTGCGGCTGGTTTCGCACAGCGTGAACCTGGACATCATCACCGATGACCGTACGGTATCGACGCGTCCCGTCGCCGTCGACGTGTGGGCGGCCGAGGCGACCCCGGCCGCCCGGATGGCCCCGCCCTGGCGGCCACACGCCGGTAGCGATCGGGTCAGTGTCGGTGCCGTCCGGGACGACCAGACCGGTGAGGTCACCCACGTGCTCCTCAACGGGTTGCCGTACCGGCGGGCTGACCACCGCCGCTGA
- a CDS encoding NAD-dependent epimerase/dehydratase family protein has product MDNDHISIGSDTRALVTGGHGFVGSHLVDHLVARGAQVTVLDVALPDEKLPTGVGYRVVDLRDPASVRGALTPADVVFHLAGNASGTISVDHPRFDFETNAEGTFNLLEGLLDIEVRRVVYLSSAMVYGRPQTHPIAETHPLNPFLPYAASKLSGEHVAMSMVESYGLPAVVARAFTIYGPREDPRRAGGEVSQYLRWHLNGLPIPVVGDPDAKTRDFSHIDDLMAGLIQIAERGTSGECYNLGSGTETSMRELARLIGEVTGTPARIECDRSVLEDSYRHVADISRLRALGHWPRVPLAEGVTALAALLGDRPELPAMPTVFQRDMPAPAPAAA; this is encoded by the coding sequence ATGGACAACGACCACATCAGCATCGGCTCAGACACCCGGGCACTGGTCACCGGCGGGCATGGCTTCGTCGGCTCGCACCTGGTGGACCACCTCGTCGCACGGGGAGCCCAGGTAACCGTCCTCGACGTCGCGCTGCCGGACGAGAAGCTGCCCACCGGGGTCGGCTACCGAGTGGTGGACCTCCGCGACCCGGCCTCGGTGCGAGGCGCACTGACTCCCGCCGACGTGGTGTTCCACCTCGCAGGCAACGCCAGCGGCACCATCTCCGTCGACCATCCCCGGTTCGACTTCGAGACCAATGCGGAGGGCACCTTCAACCTCCTCGAGGGCCTGCTCGACATCGAGGTACGGCGGGTGGTCTACCTGTCCTCCGCGATGGTCTACGGACGCCCGCAGACCCACCCGATCGCCGAGACGCACCCGCTGAACCCGTTCCTGCCGTACGCGGCCTCCAAACTCAGCGGCGAGCACGTCGCCATGAGCATGGTGGAGTCGTACGGGCTGCCTGCCGTGGTGGCTCGGGCGTTCACCATCTACGGACCGCGTGAGGACCCACGCCGCGCCGGCGGCGAAGTGTCCCAGTACCTGCGCTGGCACCTCAACGGACTGCCGATCCCAGTGGTGGGCGACCCCGATGCCAAGACCCGCGACTTCTCGCACATCGACGACCTGATGGCCGGACTGATCCAGATCGCGGAACGTGGCACGAGCGGCGAGTGCTACAACCTCGGCAGCGGCACCGAAACCTCGATGCGGGAACTGGCACGTCTCATCGGTGAGGTCACCGGCACCCCGGCCCGGATCGAATGCGACCGCAGCGTGCTCGAGGACAGCTACCGCCACGTCGCCGACATCAGCCGCCTGCGAGCCCTCGGGCACTGGCCCAGGGTGCCGTTGGCCGAGGGCGTCACCGCCCTGGCCGCCCTGCTCGGAGACCGGCCGGAACTGCCCGCTATGCCGACCGTCTTCCAACGTGACATGCCGGCCCCGGCGCCGGCCGCCGCCTGA
- a CDS encoding DegT/DnrJ/EryC1/StrS family aminotransferase: MTHRFVVPYHGQGSVFDEDDVAAVARLLRSDAHLSGGQERGAFENEFAQHVGARHAVSMTSCTMALELATHLLSLRPGDEVVASPLTFQATVAPLLSRPVGVRFADIDPDTLALDPAAVARVVGPRTRAIYVTHYGGLPADLDGLLTVARQHNLVLLEDCAHALGSRYHGRGAGTVGDLGCWSFHSLKNMSTMGQGGMVTCRDDRWAGTLRRIHAMEPDADFRPRTIPADFGGRQPPGPEDPERHARNAYTDDCTTIRHGGLNATMSEPAAAVGRTQLAKLPAMVARRRDIAARLHAGFADLPGVVPHRDLPGTVHSYHLYTLRISDATPDLRDEVVRRLHHEHGVEMILRYFPLHLLPEWRRRGGAYGQAPTAERIWFDELVNLPIYPAMTDRQIDHLIDGFRVAVRQARGALPAARVVAS, from the coding sequence ATGACCCATCGGTTCGTCGTGCCCTACCACGGACAGGGCAGTGTGTTCGACGAGGACGACGTGGCTGCGGTCGCCCGGTTGCTCCGCTCCGACGCACACCTCTCCGGCGGTCAGGAACGAGGCGCGTTCGAGAACGAGTTCGCCCAACATGTCGGGGCCCGACACGCGGTCTCGATGACCAGCTGCACCATGGCTCTGGAGCTGGCCACCCATCTGCTCAGTCTACGGCCGGGCGACGAGGTCGTCGCCTCCCCGCTGACCTTCCAGGCGACTGTCGCGCCGCTGCTGTCGCGGCCGGTCGGCGTACGCTTCGCCGACATCGACCCGGACACGCTGGCCCTGGACCCGGCGGCGGTCGCCCGGGTCGTCGGTCCCCGCACCCGGGCGATCTACGTGACGCACTATGGTGGCCTTCCCGCCGACCTCGATGGCCTGCTCACAGTGGCCCGTCAGCACAACCTGGTGCTGCTGGAGGACTGCGCGCACGCGCTCGGCAGCCGATACCACGGGCGCGGTGCCGGCACCGTCGGAGACCTCGGCTGCTGGAGTTTCCACAGCCTGAAGAACATGTCCACGATGGGACAGGGCGGCATGGTGACCTGCCGCGACGACCGGTGGGCCGGCACGCTGCGCCGGATTCACGCGATGGAGCCGGACGCGGACTTCCGACCGCGGACGATCCCTGCGGACTTCGGTGGTCGACAGCCACCCGGACCGGAGGACCCGGAACGACACGCCAGAAACGCGTACACCGACGACTGCACCACAATCCGGCACGGCGGGCTGAACGCGACGATGAGCGAACCGGCGGCGGCGGTCGGACGTACTCAGCTGGCGAAGCTGCCGGCGATGGTGGCCCGACGTCGGGACATCGCCGCTCGCCTGCATGCCGGCTTCGCCGATCTGCCTGGCGTCGTCCCGCACCGGGACCTGCCCGGGACGGTGCACTCCTACCACCTCTACACGCTGCGGATCAGCGATGCCACCCCCGACCTGCGCGACGAGGTGGTGCGTCGGCTGCACCATGAGCACGGTGTAGAGATGATCCTCCGGTACTTCCCACTGCACCTGCTACCGGAGTGGCGTCGCCGGGGTGGCGCGTACGGGCAGGCACCGACGGCCGAGCGGATCTGGTTCGACGAGCTGGTGAACCTGCCCATTTACCCGGCGATGACCGATCGACAGATCGATCACCTCATCGACGGGTTCCGTGTCGCCGTGCGTCAGGCCCGCGGCGCACTGCCCGCGGCTCGGGTGGTGGCATCATGA
- a CDS encoding MFS transporter produces the protein MNIAGGNRAGLVLALVCSVQFVDVLGVTVLVVALPTVQRDLGVDPATLSWIAGAYPLFFGGLLVAGGRVVDTFGRRRVFLAGTLVVTAASVVCALAQHGVTLLVGRAVQGIGAAVAVPAALAVLLAAFPSGPRRTRALGVWTLCGALGGAGGFVLGGLVTQVVGWRWLFAALVPVGVAVVILARRAIDAGKGTPARPDVLGAILVTGAALLLILGFTRAGEYGFGDWTAWLPSLLSAACATVFLAVQRSVADPLVPPWVWTVPSLALGALVALVLTFTTSGANVVGTLFLQQVLGLSAGVSGAVFLLFSAAVAAGSTVASRVVRRVGRVSAMVGGLVVVASAMPVSAIAVDRRALALFMVGLVGSGLGLGVASVASTAHGTSTTVAENAGLFGGILNAAAQIGTAVGIAVLLAGVSIGAGLAAGSPDANAWGQVVAYLIAGTLALLTAALVVLLARRSSDGPARRSASSQDYLGGTSTRASTQIPHDAGTPGTGTGFMPPFTPRKPGPSGDHQ, from the coding sequence GTGAACATCGCTGGTGGCAACCGGGCCGGCCTGGTACTCGCACTGGTGTGCAGTGTGCAGTTCGTGGACGTGCTCGGCGTCACAGTGCTGGTGGTGGCACTGCCGACCGTGCAGCGTGACCTTGGGGTGGATCCGGCGACGCTGTCCTGGATCGCCGGAGCGTACCCGTTGTTCTTCGGCGGTCTGCTCGTCGCCGGCGGACGGGTGGTCGACACGTTCGGGCGGCGGCGGGTGTTCCTGGCTGGCACGCTGGTGGTGACCGCGGCGTCGGTGGTGTGCGCGCTCGCGCAGCACGGTGTGACGCTGCTGGTAGGCCGGGCAGTGCAGGGAATCGGCGCGGCGGTAGCGGTGCCGGCGGCGCTGGCGGTGTTGCTGGCCGCCTTCCCGTCCGGGCCGCGCCGTACCCGCGCGCTCGGCGTATGGACGCTGTGTGGAGCGTTGGGTGGTGCCGGTGGATTCGTTCTCGGTGGGTTGGTCACCCAGGTCGTGGGATGGCGGTGGCTGTTCGCCGCGCTGGTGCCGGTCGGTGTCGCGGTGGTGATCCTGGCGCGCCGTGCGATCGATGCGGGAAAGGGCACGCCTGCCCGCCCGGATGTTCTCGGCGCGATCCTCGTCACCGGCGCTGCGCTGCTGTTGATCCTCGGGTTCACCCGGGCCGGCGAGTACGGCTTCGGCGACTGGACCGCCTGGTTACCATCGCTGCTGTCGGCGGCCTGCGCGACCGTCTTTCTCGCGGTGCAGCGGTCGGTGGCCGATCCGCTGGTGCCGCCCTGGGTGTGGACGGTGCCGTCGCTGGCGTTGGGTGCCCTGGTGGCGTTGGTGCTGACCTTCACCACCAGTGGTGCCAACGTAGTGGGCACCCTCTTCCTGCAACAGGTGCTCGGCCTGTCCGCCGGGGTGAGTGGTGCGGTGTTCCTGCTCTTTAGCGCGGCGGTCGCGGCCGGCTCGACTGTCGCGTCCCGCGTGGTCCGCCGAGTGGGGCGGGTATCGGCGATGGTGGGCGGTCTGGTGGTTGTCGCCAGCGCCATGCCGGTGAGCGCGATCGCAGTCGATCGGCGGGCGCTGGCGCTGTTCATGGTCGGCCTGGTTGGCTCCGGGCTCGGTCTGGGTGTGGCATCGGTCGCCTCGACCGCGCACGGCACCAGCACCACGGTCGCTGAGAACGCCGGTCTGTTCGGCGGTATCTTGAACGCCGCCGCGCAGATCGGTACCGCGGTAGGCATCGCCGTGCTGTTGGCCGGGGTCTCGATCGGTGCCGGGCTGGCAGCCGGTTCGCCGGACGCGAACGCGTGGGGCCAGGTGGTGGCCTATCTCATCGCCGGGACGCTCGCCCTGCTCACTGCGGCACTCGTCGTGCTGCTCGCGCGGCGGTCGTCGGATGGTCCCGCCCGCCGGTCGGCGTCCAGCCAGGACTACCTGGGCGGGACGTCAACCCGCGCCAGCACCCAGATCCCGCACGATGCAGGGACACCGGGCACCGGCACCGGGTTCATGCCCCCGTTTACCCCCCGGAAACCCGGTCCAAGTGGTGACCATCAGTGA
- a CDS encoding iron chelate uptake ABC transporter family permease subunit, with translation MPGSPPPWLLLCAPLVVAVLPALGVLRLGDEAAAALGLHVGRARVAVLGLAAVLVAVVVGPCGPITWSTVGLPNRRHRPVPLMPATLPLVPSPHRPSATRRAY, from the coding sequence ATGCCCGGCTCCCCCCCGCCGTGGCTGCTGCTGTGCGCGCCGCTGGTCGTGGCGGTCTTGCCCGCGCTCGGCGTGCTGCGCCTCGGCGACGAGGCGGCCGCCGCGCTCGGGTTGCACGTCGGGCGGGCACGCGTCGCGGTGCTCGGGCTCGCCGCCGTCCTGGTCGCCGTTGTCGTCGGCCCGTGCGGTCCGATCACCTGGTCGACCGTCGGCCTGCCCAACCGTCGACACCGACCGGTGCCGCTGATGCCTGCCACGCTGCCACTCGTCCCGAGCCCTCACCGGCCGTCCGCCACCCGACGCGCGTACTGA
- a CDS encoding IS256 family transposase yields the protein MADKKNAVQLPEPSAAEVEFAQQLVERAKADGVSLVGPGGLLAGITRTVLESALDAELDAHLDEAGVDEATGRRANVRNGHGTKTMQTDVGPVRIQVPRDRAGSFTPQIVPKHVRRLDGFNEAILSLYAKGLTTGEISAHLADVYEADVSRELISRVTDSVLAEMEAWRQRPLDRIYPVVFIDALVMKIRQGQVANRPVYVVVGISLDGERDVLGMWAGTGGEGAKQWAGYLTELRNRGVEDVFMVCSDGLKGMTDVEIRLQPFEYRDHGDRVESRQVEQRHRRGHLGGRHAEHVCDGRHDAFPGGAHRRPPAVAPTRSSNSARAILPVLVCGSSGTR from the coding sequence ATGGCAGACAAGAAGAACGCTGTTCAGCTTCCGGAGCCGTCGGCGGCGGAGGTGGAGTTCGCTCAGCAGTTGGTGGAGCGGGCCAAGGCCGACGGGGTGTCTCTGGTGGGGCCGGGTGGGCTCCTGGCGGGGATCACTCGTACCGTGCTCGAATCAGCGTTGGATGCGGAGCTGGATGCGCATCTCGACGAGGCCGGTGTCGACGAGGCGACCGGCCGGCGGGCCAACGTGCGTAATGGTCACGGAACCAAGACGATGCAGACCGATGTCGGGCCGGTGCGGATCCAGGTGCCGCGGGATCGGGCCGGATCGTTCACCCCGCAGATCGTGCCCAAGCATGTTCGCCGGTTGGACGGGTTCAACGAGGCGATCCTGTCGCTGTATGCGAAAGGGTTAACGACCGGGGAGATCTCGGCGCATCTGGCGGATGTGTATGAGGCCGATGTGTCCCGGGAGTTGATCAGCCGGGTCACCGACAGTGTCCTGGCCGAGATGGAGGCGTGGCGGCAGCGGCCGCTGGACCGGATCTATCCGGTGGTGTTCATCGACGCCCTGGTGATGAAGATCCGCCAGGGGCAGGTCGCGAACCGGCCCGTCTACGTCGTGGTCGGCATCAGCCTCGACGGGGAACGCGACGTGCTCGGTATGTGGGCCGGCACCGGCGGTGAAGGCGCCAAACAGTGGGCCGGCTACCTCACCGAACTCCGCAACCGGGGTGTCGAGGACGTGTTCATGGTCTGCTCCGACGGCCTCAAAGGCATGACCGATGTCGAGATCAGACTCCAGCCGTTCGAGTACCGTGACCACGGCGATCGAGTCGAATCCCGGCAGGTCGAACAGCGTCACCGCCGTGGTCACCTCGGTGGTCGGCACGCCGAGCACGTCTGCGACGGTCGCCACGACGCGTTCCCGGGTGGCGCTCACCGCCGGCCTCCCGCCGTCGCGCCGACCAGATCGAGCAACTCGGCTCGGGCGATCTTGCCGGTGCTGGTGTGTGGCAGTTCCGGCACCAGATGA
- a CDS encoding ABC transporter substrate-binding protein translates to MDTSDDLLGHLLSQVFGYPWPSKGGGFDTAQAYSVEEILTRDPDIVSIQSFTFGPDTKTVSAQYAENPVWKRITAVREGRAHEVPAELWASGRAPGRWA, encoded by the coding sequence GTGGACACCTCCGACGACCTGCTCGGTCACCTGCTCTCCCAGGTCTTCGGCTACCCGTGGCCGAGCAAGGGCGGTGGTTTCGACACCGCGCAGGCGTACAGCGTGGAGGAGATCCTCACCCGGGATCCCGACATCGTGTCCATCCAGTCGTTCACCTTCGGTCCGGACACCAAGACGGTCTCGGCGCAGTACGCCGAGAACCCGGTGTGGAAGCGGATCACCGCGGTCCGCGAGGGCCGCGCCCACGAGGTGCCCGCGGAGCTGTGGGCGTCGGGCCGTGCACCCGGGCGTTGGGCCTGA
- a CDS encoding BtrH N-terminal domain-containing protein produces MTDLLRSNLLVPCDRFLSQVDGARLDCVSDAVAVLLAHRAVPDVRAVFARDWRFELRDMPTGPAQVALPPDDQDERLARRTGWRLDWRATDPGTAVDHWRAAPAADAPIVVVGDAYHLPWLPYYRREHMEHGFVVDGLGTDGTVHIVDPYENPTEWGRAVPTVTGVDFDTLTPALSAGRWAMLTATGTAPEPGDPRGQIAANVAAVRAAADSRAYERFVADHAPAGRLELENLTLQTWLIARNRSLHARWLADLPAGATDAGFVARFARIERGWHRAMESAYLALRRVRSGRRAPGAALDALRAATTAEVELARAPGSGQE; encoded by the coding sequence GTGACCGATCTGCTGCGATCCAACCTTCTCGTACCGTGCGACCGCTTCCTGTCCCAGGTCGACGGCGCCCGCCTGGACTGCGTCTCGGACGCGGTGGCGGTGCTGCTCGCCCACCGGGCGGTACCGGACGTGCGGGCCGTGTTCGCCCGAGACTGGCGCTTCGAGCTGCGTGACATGCCGACCGGTCCGGCCCAGGTCGCTCTTCCTCCTGACGACCAAGACGAACGACTGGCCCGACGGACCGGCTGGCGACTCGACTGGAGGGCCACCGACCCGGGCACGGCGGTCGATCACTGGCGGGCCGCGCCGGCGGCGGACGCGCCGATCGTGGTGGTCGGCGACGCGTACCACCTGCCATGGCTCCCCTACTACCGGCGCGAGCACATGGAGCACGGCTTCGTGGTGGACGGGCTGGGAACGGACGGCACGGTCCACATCGTCGACCCGTACGAGAACCCGACCGAATGGGGGCGCGCCGTACCGACCGTCACCGGCGTCGATTTCGACACGCTGACGCCGGCACTGTCAGCCGGCCGGTGGGCGATGCTCACCGCCACCGGCACCGCCCCTGAGCCCGGCGATCCCCGGGGCCAGATCGCCGCGAACGTGGCGGCTGTGCGGGCCGCCGCCGACAGCAGAGCCTACGAGCGATTCGTCGCCGACCATGCCCCCGCCGGCCGGCTGGAGCTGGAGAACCTGACCCTCCAGACGTGGCTGATCGCCCGCAACCGCAGCCTGCACGCGCGCTGGCTCGCCGACCTGCCCGCCGGTGCTACGGACGCCGGCTTCGTCGCGCGTTTCGCCCGCATCGAGCGCGGTTGGCATCGCGCGATGGAGAGCGCCTACCTGGCGTTGCGCCGGGTCCGCAGCGGGCGCCGTGCCCCCGGTGCCGCGCTCGATGCGCTACGCGCCGCCACCACCGCCGAGGTCGAGCTCGCCCGCGCGCCGGGCAGCGGACAGGAGTGA
- a CDS encoding tetratricopeptide repeat protein yields MKLANVIPLRDGESEVGSSRSISFSPRDVRMWGHLSLSWSDMTGLETATTDNGEMPPSLAFHRGPVVTRFLLPGRTLQQVRDDLRSWVMSKMKEKEVIHLEWNLEVGESGATIYERRIRQRKVTKDWALGWVETAEKQRQEGNTAAALSILEAAVKVSTATFGPTAAATVAARNNWAYTLAVTGSRSAAIPIYWALLDDVTEAQIRVKYADNDDGKALGMARRNALRNLAMLHNPRWRP; encoded by the coding sequence ATGAAGCTCGCAAACGTGATACCTCTACGCGACGGCGAATCCGAGGTTGGCAGCAGCCGCAGCATCTCGTTCTCGCCGCGGGACGTGCGGATGTGGGGGCACCTGAGCCTGTCGTGGAGCGACATGACCGGTCTGGAGACCGCCACCACGGACAACGGCGAAATGCCGCCATCACTGGCGTTCCATCGTGGCCCGGTCGTCACCCGGTTCCTGCTCCCTGGGCGCACGCTGCAGCAGGTCCGTGACGATCTGCGGTCGTGGGTGATGAGCAAGATGAAGGAGAAGGAGGTCATCCATCTGGAGTGGAACCTCGAGGTGGGTGAGTCGGGCGCCACGATCTACGAGCGGCGGATCCGGCAGCGGAAGGTCACGAAGGATTGGGCCCTCGGCTGGGTCGAGACCGCGGAGAAGCAGCGCCAGGAGGGCAACACGGCCGCGGCCCTGTCGATCCTCGAAGCCGCTGTCAAGGTCAGCACCGCGACGTTCGGCCCGACGGCTGCGGCCACCGTCGCAGCCCGCAACAACTGGGCGTACACGTTGGCAGTGACCGGCAGCCGGAGCGCGGCGATCCCGATCTACTGGGCCCTGCTCGATGACGTGACCGAGGCGCAAATCCGCGTAAAGTATGCGGATAACGACGACGGCAAAGCCCTGGGAATGGCCCGGAGAAACGCCCTCCGCAACCTGGCGATGCTGCACAACCCCCGCTGGCGCCCTTAA